The Gemella haemolysans ATCC 10379 nucleotide sequence TATCGTACTTAATAAAAGTAGAATAAGAACAGAAAAAGTGATTACTTTTTTATTTTTAAACATTAAGAACCTCCTTATATAGTTTATATGTTTAGTATATCACATTGTTTTAAAATTGTATTATTTAAAAAACCAGAGGTAGCAATGCGCTACTTCTGGTTTTAAGTATTAGTTACTATAGAAAATACTGTATAGACTTTCTAATCCTTTTTGGTAATCATATGTAGCTGTCATACCAAACATTGAGCTATCTAAATCGACAACTTTATTATTTTTTACCGCATCAAAGTGAGACCAACTCTTATTGTTTTCAAATTCTTTTTTAAACATTTCATTTACAGTATCAGGCATAGCATGAGCAGTACGTAAAATGAAATCTGGTTTATCGTTTAAAGCAGTTTCTAAGTTTAGATTTTTAAACTCTTCGTTACCTTTAACGATATTTTCACCACCAGCTAATTTTACAAGGTTACCTACGTAAGATTTTTCAGTAGCTGCCATGTAGCTTCCAGGTAAGCCCATAAGAACAAGAACTTTTGGTTTCTTTTTATTTGCGATTTTTTCATTGAATTTGGCGAAGAATTTATCGTGTTCTTTCTTTAACTCTTTGAATTTTTCAGTTTTACCGAATTCTTTTGCAAGTTCTTCAGTTACAGCGTATAGCCCGTTAACACTACGAATGTCTATAAATTTATAAGGTATTTTATTTTTCTCGAATCCTTCTTTTATCCAGTCTTGTAAACTATCTGGCGCATATACAATAGAAGGATTAATCGACTTAATAACCTCCATATTAGGATTCATAGGAAGACCAATTTGAACAGTATTGTCATACTTTTTAGGTATACGTCCTAATTTTGTAGTAGGAACAGCTGCTAATTTAATGTCAAGAACATTAGCTACTTGAGCAAGAGCGACAGAATCCATTACTACACGTTTACCATTTTCTTCTTCAGATTTTTTATTTTTATTTACACCTGTTAAGTCAATAGTCTCATTAAAAGCCTTATCAGCTAGATTAGGATCAGTTCCAGTAGTGTTACCAGCTTTATTTTGTGATGAACAAGCAGTAAGAACTAGAATACTGGTTAATAGTAGTGTAAATAGTAGGGATAGTTTTCTTTTCATGAATTATCTCCTAGTTATTTTTTCTTTTTTTACGAGGAAAGTAAAGCCCAGCAGCTATTGCAAGAACTCCTATACCACCTAAATAATAAGGTGTGTAGTTTGCTTCTTTAATAGCTTCCATGTCTAACCCCTCATTTCCGTTTTTAATACTATCAGTATTAACTTCCACGAAATAACGAACAGGACGATTCATTGGTTCTACATACATTTGTACCATAGCTAAGAAGTTTTCATTTGGTACTTCAAAACGATAATCAACATAGCTGTCTTTATATTGTTCGATGTTAACTTTTGTTTCAGTAGCAGCAACTTGTTTGAATTCTCCATCTTTTTGAAGAACTTTAATGAAAGGACCTTGTTCTTTACTACGTTGAACCCAGTTCATTAGGTGAATACGTACAGTTGCGTATAATTTACCATCTTTTGTACGTTGAAGCATAGCTTTAGACCAACGTTTTTCGCCGTTAGATTTTTGATTTTTAAGAGCTTCATTAAGGTCCCCACCTGCATTAATAGGTGAGATTACTCCTTGAACCATACCTTCACCGATAGCAGTGTTTTTAGTCCCACCATCAGCAGTAACACCAGTAAGAGGGTTCAAGTATGAACCTGTGATGTCAAGATTATAAAGACCAGGATTTTTTGTTTTTTGATCATCTTTGAAGTAATCTTCTAATTTCTTAGCAACAAATCCTTCAGGTGCCTTATTTTCATCTTTTTTATCTTTGTTTTCTTCTTCTTTTTTCTTATCTTCAGCTTTTTTCTCTTTTTCTTTATCTTTAGATGAATCTTCAGAACCAGATACTAGATTAGCTGCAGACCAGTTAAATTTAATAATGGCATTTTGAGATGCATCACCACCCATAATTTGGTTCATGGCATCAACAGCGACTCTAACACCGACTTTATCAGGTTTAGCTTCACCGAAATTAAAGCTTAGGTTTCCAGGATATGTACTAGTACCACCGTCTAAGTTTGTATCATTATAAGTACTTGTCACTGAAGCAGCAGTAAGGCTTCCTGAGAAAATAGGAGATGAGTAGATGCTAAGTGATAATAAGTGACCGTGCATATTACTGAAATCCATTGGAGTAAATTGTACAGTAATAGTAGAAGTGTTATTATCGTGAACATTTACTGTAGCATGTGTAGCTAATGCATTGTTCCCCATAGAAAGACGACCACTATTTTCAGCGTGCCATAGTTCTACAGGAACGCTATACACTCTGTCAGCAGCATGTACATTTTTAACGAAAGGAACATTACTAGATGTAACTATAAACGTTAATGTAGCAATAACTATCGTTAACAGTTTTAAAACTCGTTTCATTATAAAAACTCACTTTCTTTTGTATTATTTAATTTTTAATAAGAAAGGCGGGAAGTATTCCCGCCTTACGGAATAGATAATATTAAGCTAATTAAGTTGGATATTATCTTATTATTTTTGTTTTCTTCTACCAACCATGAAGGCACTCATTAGAGTAAGAGCTCCTGCAAGGATAGATGATGATGTTTCTAATCCAGTGTTAGATAGGCGTCCGTTGTTTAGACGTCCACCTTTTGGAGTTAAAGCACCAGCACCATTACCAGCAGTACTTGCTCCAGGTTGACCACCATCGATTACTGCAGTTCCTTGTCTTTCAGTAGCATTAGACCAGTTAAGGCTAAGGATTGCATCTTTTTTACCAGCACCTGGCATAATACTTTCCATTGTAGGTACAAAAACAGAAACAGGAATGTTAGTTAGTTTTTCGTTAGATGTGAAATGGATTTCTACTTGGTTCATAGCGCCACCTGTTTTATTGACAGGGTATTCAGTCCCGTTAACCCAGAAACGAGTAATACCGTCTGTAAGAGTTCCTACTTTAATATCGTGGAAACGAACTTTGTAGTGATAAGTATCACCATGTTTAAATACAGTGATTCCATCTAATGCGGCGTTCCCCATAGATGCACGACCTGATTCATATGCATTTAATAGAGAGGCAGTTACGTTATCGTAGAATGTAACTGGTACTTCTACACCTTGTTCTTGAGTAGCGGCAGGAAGCACTGGTGTTGTTGGAGTAGTAATTGGTGAAGTAGGTTGCCCTCCAGTATTAGTAGCAGGGTTGCTAGAACCAGGATTTCCGCCAGCTATAGGTTGCCCTTGTTGTTCAGTCACATTAGACCAGTCAAATGATAAAGTAGCATTTTGTTTACCACCGCCTGCCATAATAGATTCCATAGCTTGAACAAAAACAGAAACAGGGACAGTTGATAGTTTCTCAGTAGATGTGAAGTGTACTTCTACCTGTTTATTAGCCCCACCAGTAGGGTTTACAGGATACTCTGTACCATTTACCCAGAAACCAGTAATTCCGTCATTAAATGTTCCAACACTAATATTGTGGAAACGAACAATATAGTGATAAGTACTTCCTTCTTTATATACAGTTACATTACTGTGCTCTAAAGCTGCATCCCCCATAGATTTCTGACCAGGACGATAAGCATTTAGTAATGTAGCTTTAACTCCTTTATAGTAAGTTGCAGTAGCTGAAGGAGTAGGTTTTGGAGTAGGTGTAGTCACTACAGGTTTTGGTTGCTCCTTAGGTTTAGGAGTTTCTACAGGTTTAACAGTCTCAGTTGGTTTATCAGCAGGTTTAGTTGGATCAGCTGGTTTATTCGAAGGCTGAGTATCTTTTGGTGTTTCAGGTTTTGTAACAGGTTTAGACTCAGCAGGTTTAGCTGGAGTTTCAGCTGCTGGCTTAGGATTCACTGCAGGTTTAGGAGTAAGTTTTTCTTCAACTCCAGTTAAATCTAAACTAAGAATTGTATCTTTTGTACCTTGTCCAGGATTGTTAGTTAATAATCCAATTTTTTCCATTATTTGAACAAATACAGTAGCGTTAATTCTTGATTTTAATTCAGGTAGAGTAAATTCAGCCAATTTTGGATTTTTGGCGCTTGGATCTTCTGTATATTCTATTGATTGTAATGATATTTCTTGTCCTTCTATCCAAAGTTTAGATACTCCATCGGATAATCCATTCAGGTCGACATCTTTTAATATTAATTTGTATTTATAACCATTAGCTACTTTTTGAACGGTCAATTTAACTATAGAAGCATTAGCCATTGATATTTTTCCGGCTTCGTATG carries:
- the isdE gene encoding heme ABC transporter substrate-binding protein IsdE, translated to MKRKLSLLFTLLLTSILVLTACSSQNKAGNTTGTDPNLADKAFNETIDLTGVNKNKKSEEENGKRVVMDSVALAQVANVLDIKLAAVPTTKLGRIPKKYDNTVQIGLPMNPNMEVIKSINPSIVYAPDSLQDWIKEGFEKNKIPYKFIDIRSVNGLYAVTEELAKEFGKTEKFKELKKEHDKFFAKFNEKIANKKKPKVLVLMGLPGSYMAATEKSYVGNLVKLAGGENIVKGNEEFKNLNLETALNDKPDFILRTAHAMPDTVNEMFKKEFENNKSWSHFDAVKNNKVVDLDSSMFGMTATYDYQKGLESLYSIFYSN
- a CDS encoding heme-binding Shp domain-containing protein is translated as MKRVLKLLTIVIATLTFIVTSSNVPFVKNVHAADRVYSVPVELWHAENSGRLSMGNNALATHATVNVHDNNTSTITVQFTPMDFSNMHGHLLSLSIYSSPIFSGSLTAASVTSTYNDTNLDGGTSTYPGNLSFNFGEAKPDKVGVRVAVDAMNQIMGGDASQNAIIKFNWSAANLVSGSEDSSKDKEKEKKAEDKKKEEENKDKKDENKAPEGFVAKKLEDYFKDDQKTKNPGLYNLDITGSYLNPLTGVTADGGTKNTAIGEGMVQGVISPINAGGDLNEALKNQKSNGEKRWSKAMLQRTKDGKLYATVRIHLMNWVQRSKEQGPFIKVLQKDGEFKQVAATETKVNIEQYKDSYVDYRFEVPNENFLAMVQMYVEPMNRPVRYFVEVNTDSIKNGNEGLDMEAIKEANYTPYYLGGIGVLAIAAGLYFPRKKRKNN